Proteins from a genomic interval of Syngnathus typhle isolate RoL2023-S1 ecotype Sweden linkage group LG15, RoL_Styp_1.0, whole genome shotgun sequence:
- the klhl13 gene encoding kelch-like protein 13 isoform X1 has product MEHPVHKGDAMPIGLHDSHQHSFVVWTNHSLLAACPPYHLTGSLVEDDDTHMKVALGYGDMGVCAHLQASKTGNTRFFTSNTHSSVVLQGFDQLRIEGLLCDVTLVAGDGDEAFPVHRAMMASSSDYFKAMFTGGMKEQDLMCIKLHGVNRIGLKKIIDFIYTAKLSLNMENLQDTLEAASFLQILPVLDFCKVFLISGVSLDNCVEVGRIANTYNLTEVDKYVNNFILKNFPSLLGTGEFVKLPFERLAFVLSSNSLKHCTELDLFKAACRWLRYEDSRMDYASKLMKNIRFPLMNPQELINHVQTVDFMRTDNTCVNLLLEASNYQMMPYMQPVMQSERTAIRSDSAHLVTLGGVLRQQLVVSKELRLFDEKAHEWKALAPMDAPRYQHGIAVIGNFLYVVGGQSNYDTKGKTAVDTVFRYDPRYNKWMQVACLNEKRTFFHLSALKGHLYAVGGRNAAGELATVESYNPRTNEWTYVAKMNEPHYGHAGTVYGGYMYISGGITHDTFQKELMCFDPDADKWTQKAPMTTVRGLHCMCTVGDRLYVIGGNHFRGTSDYDDVLSCEYYSPALDLWTPIAAMLRGQSDVGVAVFENKIYVVGGYSWNNRCMVEIVQKYDPEKDEWHKVFDLPESLGGIRACTLTVFPPDEMSGSPSRESPLSAP; this is encoded by the exons ATCCCTCGTGGAGGACGACGACACTCACATGAAAGTGGCTCTGGGCTACGGTGATATGGGCGTCTGTGCTCACCTTCAGGCATCAAAGACTGGAAACACACGTTTTttcacaagcaacacacacagctCAGTGGTTCTTCAG GGATTCGACCAGCTTCGAATAGAGGGACTGCTATGCGATGTCACTCTTGTCGCTGGCGATGGCGACGAAGCCTTCCCCGTTCATCGAGCAATGATGGCCTCTTCCTCAGACTATTTCAAAGCCATGTTCACAG GTGGAATGAAAGAACAGGATTTAATGTGCATCAAGCTCCACGGAGTCAACCGAATAGGCCTGAAGAAGATCATCGACTTCATCTACACAGCCAAACTGTCCCTCAACATGGAGAATCTGCAAGACACGCTAGAGGCGGCCAGCTTCTTACAAATCCTTCCGGTGTTGGATTTCTGCAAGGTCTTTCTTATATCTGGG GTTTCCCTTGACAACTGTGTGGAGGTGGGCCGCATCGCTAACACGTATAACCTCACAGAGGTGGACAAATATGTCAACAATTTCATCCTGAAAAACTTCCCCTCACTTTTGGGAACCGGCGAGTTTGTCAAGCTGCCTTTTGAGCGCTTGGCGTTTGTGCTGTCCAGCAACAGCTTGAAACACTGCACTGAATTGGACCTCTTCAAGGCGGCTTGCCGCTGGCTGCGCTACGAAGATAGTCGCATGGACTACGCCTCCAAGCTCATGAAGAACATCCGCTTCCCCCTCATGAACCCGCAGGAGCTCATCAATCACGTGCAGACGGTGGACTTCATGCGCACAGACAACACGTGCGTCAACCTTCTCCTAGAAGCTAGCAACTACCAAATGATGCCCTATATGCAGCCCGTCATGCAGTCGGAACGGACAGCCATCCGCTCGGACAGCGCCCACTTGGTCACGCTGGGCGGCGTCCTGCGGCAGCAGCTCGTGGTGAGCAAGGAACTGCGTCTCTTTGACGAGAAGGCGCACGAATGGAAAGCGCTGGCCCCCATGGACGCGCCTCGCTACCAACACGGCATCGCCGTCATTGGCAACTTCCTCTACGTGGTGGGCGGCCAAAGCAACTATGACACCAAAGGCAAGACGGCGGTGGACACCGTGTTCCGCTACGACCCTCGCTACAACAAGTGGATGCAGGTGGCATGCCTTAATGAGAAGCGtaccttcttccacctcagtgcACTCAAGGGACACCTCTACGCTGTCGGTGGAAGGAACGCGGCTGGGGAGCTCG CTACTGTGGAGTCCTACAACCCAAGGACAAATGAATGGACGTATGTTGCCAAAATGAATGAGCCGCACTATGGACATGCCGGGACGGTGTACGGCGGCTATATGTATATTTCAG GCGGCATCACGCACGACACCTTTCAGAAGGAGCTGATGTGCTTTGACCCAGATGCAGACAAATGGACTCAGAAGGCACCCATGACCACCGTGCGCGGGCTCCACTGCATGTGCACGGTGGGCGATCGCCTCTACGTAATCGGCGGGAACCACTTCCGGGGCACGAGCGACTACGACGACGTGCTCAGCTGCGAGTACTACTCCCCCGCACTGGACTTATGGACTCCAATCGCCGCCATGTTGCGAGGCCAGAGCGACGTGGGCGTGGCCGTGTTTGAGAATAAGATCTACGTGGTGGGCGGATACTCGTGGAACAATCGCTGCATGGTGGAAATAGTTCAGAAGTACGACCCCGAGAAAGACGAGTGGCACAAAGTGTTTGACTTACCCGAGTCGCTCGGCGGGATTCGAGCCTGCACGCTCACAGTGTTCCCGCCTGACGAGATGTCAGGCTCGCCATCCAGAGAGTCGCCACTTTCAGCCCCTTGA
- the klhl13 gene encoding kelch-like protein 13 isoform X3 has product MEHPVHKGDAMPIGLHDRSLVEDDDTHMKVALGYGDMGVCAHLQASKTGNTRFFTSNTHSSVVLQGFDQLRIEGLLCDVTLVAGDGDEAFPVHRAMMASSSDYFKAMFTGGMKEQDLMCIKLHGVNRIGLKKIIDFIYTAKLSLNMENLQDTLEAASFLQILPVLDFCKVFLISGVSLDNCVEVGRIANTYNLTEVDKYVNNFILKNFPSLLGTGEFVKLPFERLAFVLSSNSLKHCTELDLFKAACRWLRYEDSRMDYASKLMKNIRFPLMNPQELINHVQTVDFMRTDNTCVNLLLEASNYQMMPYMQPVMQSERTAIRSDSAHLVTLGGVLRQQLVVSKELRLFDEKAHEWKALAPMDAPRYQHGIAVIGNFLYVVGGQSNYDTKGKTAVDTVFRYDPRYNKWMQVACLNEKRTFFHLSALKGHLYAVGGRNAAGELATVESYNPRTNEWTYVAKMNEPHYGHAGTVYGGYMYISGGITHDTFQKELMCFDPDADKWTQKAPMTTVRGLHCMCTVGDRLYVIGGNHFRGTSDYDDVLSCEYYSPALDLWTPIAAMLRGQSDVGVAVFENKIYVVGGYSWNNRCMVEIVQKYDPEKDEWHKVFDLPESLGGIRACTLTVFPPDEMSGSPSRESPLSAP; this is encoded by the exons ATCCCTCGTGGAGGACGACGACACTCACATGAAAGTGGCTCTGGGCTACGGTGATATGGGCGTCTGTGCTCACCTTCAGGCATCAAAGACTGGAAACACACGTTTTttcacaagcaacacacacagctCAGTGGTTCTTCAG GGATTCGACCAGCTTCGAATAGAGGGACTGCTATGCGATGTCACTCTTGTCGCTGGCGATGGCGACGAAGCCTTCCCCGTTCATCGAGCAATGATGGCCTCTTCCTCAGACTATTTCAAAGCCATGTTCACAG GTGGAATGAAAGAACAGGATTTAATGTGCATCAAGCTCCACGGAGTCAACCGAATAGGCCTGAAGAAGATCATCGACTTCATCTACACAGCCAAACTGTCCCTCAACATGGAGAATCTGCAAGACACGCTAGAGGCGGCCAGCTTCTTACAAATCCTTCCGGTGTTGGATTTCTGCAAGGTCTTTCTTATATCTGGG GTTTCCCTTGACAACTGTGTGGAGGTGGGCCGCATCGCTAACACGTATAACCTCACAGAGGTGGACAAATATGTCAACAATTTCATCCTGAAAAACTTCCCCTCACTTTTGGGAACCGGCGAGTTTGTCAAGCTGCCTTTTGAGCGCTTGGCGTTTGTGCTGTCCAGCAACAGCTTGAAACACTGCACTGAATTGGACCTCTTCAAGGCGGCTTGCCGCTGGCTGCGCTACGAAGATAGTCGCATGGACTACGCCTCCAAGCTCATGAAGAACATCCGCTTCCCCCTCATGAACCCGCAGGAGCTCATCAATCACGTGCAGACGGTGGACTTCATGCGCACAGACAACACGTGCGTCAACCTTCTCCTAGAAGCTAGCAACTACCAAATGATGCCCTATATGCAGCCCGTCATGCAGTCGGAACGGACAGCCATCCGCTCGGACAGCGCCCACTTGGTCACGCTGGGCGGCGTCCTGCGGCAGCAGCTCGTGGTGAGCAAGGAACTGCGTCTCTTTGACGAGAAGGCGCACGAATGGAAAGCGCTGGCCCCCATGGACGCGCCTCGCTACCAACACGGCATCGCCGTCATTGGCAACTTCCTCTACGTGGTGGGCGGCCAAAGCAACTATGACACCAAAGGCAAGACGGCGGTGGACACCGTGTTCCGCTACGACCCTCGCTACAACAAGTGGATGCAGGTGGCATGCCTTAATGAGAAGCGtaccttcttccacctcagtgcACTCAAGGGACACCTCTACGCTGTCGGTGGAAGGAACGCGGCTGGGGAGCTCG CTACTGTGGAGTCCTACAACCCAAGGACAAATGAATGGACGTATGTTGCCAAAATGAATGAGCCGCACTATGGACATGCCGGGACGGTGTACGGCGGCTATATGTATATTTCAG GCGGCATCACGCACGACACCTTTCAGAAGGAGCTGATGTGCTTTGACCCAGATGCAGACAAATGGACTCAGAAGGCACCCATGACCACCGTGCGCGGGCTCCACTGCATGTGCACGGTGGGCGATCGCCTCTACGTAATCGGCGGGAACCACTTCCGGGGCACGAGCGACTACGACGACGTGCTCAGCTGCGAGTACTACTCCCCCGCACTGGACTTATGGACTCCAATCGCCGCCATGTTGCGAGGCCAGAGCGACGTGGGCGTGGCCGTGTTTGAGAATAAGATCTACGTGGTGGGCGGATACTCGTGGAACAATCGCTGCATGGTGGAAATAGTTCAGAAGTACGACCCCGAGAAAGACGAGTGGCACAAAGTGTTTGACTTACCCGAGTCGCTCGGCGGGATTCGAGCCTGCACGCTCACAGTGTTCCCGCCTGACGAGATGTCAGGCTCGCCATCCAGAGAGTCGCCACTTTCAGCCCCTTGA
- the klhl13 gene encoding kelch-like protein 13 isoform X2, with protein MPLKWKSGSPVSWKFPVPVLKTSRSSPLSPAYISLVEDDDTHMKVALGYGDMGVCAHLQASKTGNTRFFTSNTHSSVVLQGFDQLRIEGLLCDVTLVAGDGDEAFPVHRAMMASSSDYFKAMFTGGMKEQDLMCIKLHGVNRIGLKKIIDFIYTAKLSLNMENLQDTLEAASFLQILPVLDFCKVFLISGVSLDNCVEVGRIANTYNLTEVDKYVNNFILKNFPSLLGTGEFVKLPFERLAFVLSSNSLKHCTELDLFKAACRWLRYEDSRMDYASKLMKNIRFPLMNPQELINHVQTVDFMRTDNTCVNLLLEASNYQMMPYMQPVMQSERTAIRSDSAHLVTLGGVLRQQLVVSKELRLFDEKAHEWKALAPMDAPRYQHGIAVIGNFLYVVGGQSNYDTKGKTAVDTVFRYDPRYNKWMQVACLNEKRTFFHLSALKGHLYAVGGRNAAGELATVESYNPRTNEWTYVAKMNEPHYGHAGTVYGGYMYISGGITHDTFQKELMCFDPDADKWTQKAPMTTVRGLHCMCTVGDRLYVIGGNHFRGTSDYDDVLSCEYYSPALDLWTPIAAMLRGQSDVGVAVFENKIYVVGGYSWNNRCMVEIVQKYDPEKDEWHKVFDLPESLGGIRACTLTVFPPDEMSGSPSRESPLSAP; from the exons ATCCCTCGTGGAGGACGACGACACTCACATGAAAGTGGCTCTGGGCTACGGTGATATGGGCGTCTGTGCTCACCTTCAGGCATCAAAGACTGGAAACACACGTTTTttcacaagcaacacacacagctCAGTGGTTCTTCAG GGATTCGACCAGCTTCGAATAGAGGGACTGCTATGCGATGTCACTCTTGTCGCTGGCGATGGCGACGAAGCCTTCCCCGTTCATCGAGCAATGATGGCCTCTTCCTCAGACTATTTCAAAGCCATGTTCACAG GTGGAATGAAAGAACAGGATTTAATGTGCATCAAGCTCCACGGAGTCAACCGAATAGGCCTGAAGAAGATCATCGACTTCATCTACACAGCCAAACTGTCCCTCAACATGGAGAATCTGCAAGACACGCTAGAGGCGGCCAGCTTCTTACAAATCCTTCCGGTGTTGGATTTCTGCAAGGTCTTTCTTATATCTGGG GTTTCCCTTGACAACTGTGTGGAGGTGGGCCGCATCGCTAACACGTATAACCTCACAGAGGTGGACAAATATGTCAACAATTTCATCCTGAAAAACTTCCCCTCACTTTTGGGAACCGGCGAGTTTGTCAAGCTGCCTTTTGAGCGCTTGGCGTTTGTGCTGTCCAGCAACAGCTTGAAACACTGCACTGAATTGGACCTCTTCAAGGCGGCTTGCCGCTGGCTGCGCTACGAAGATAGTCGCATGGACTACGCCTCCAAGCTCATGAAGAACATCCGCTTCCCCCTCATGAACCCGCAGGAGCTCATCAATCACGTGCAGACGGTGGACTTCATGCGCACAGACAACACGTGCGTCAACCTTCTCCTAGAAGCTAGCAACTACCAAATGATGCCCTATATGCAGCCCGTCATGCAGTCGGAACGGACAGCCATCCGCTCGGACAGCGCCCACTTGGTCACGCTGGGCGGCGTCCTGCGGCAGCAGCTCGTGGTGAGCAAGGAACTGCGTCTCTTTGACGAGAAGGCGCACGAATGGAAAGCGCTGGCCCCCATGGACGCGCCTCGCTACCAACACGGCATCGCCGTCATTGGCAACTTCCTCTACGTGGTGGGCGGCCAAAGCAACTATGACACCAAAGGCAAGACGGCGGTGGACACCGTGTTCCGCTACGACCCTCGCTACAACAAGTGGATGCAGGTGGCATGCCTTAATGAGAAGCGtaccttcttccacctcagtgcACTCAAGGGACACCTCTACGCTGTCGGTGGAAGGAACGCGGCTGGGGAGCTCG CTACTGTGGAGTCCTACAACCCAAGGACAAATGAATGGACGTATGTTGCCAAAATGAATGAGCCGCACTATGGACATGCCGGGACGGTGTACGGCGGCTATATGTATATTTCAG GCGGCATCACGCACGACACCTTTCAGAAGGAGCTGATGTGCTTTGACCCAGATGCAGACAAATGGACTCAGAAGGCACCCATGACCACCGTGCGCGGGCTCCACTGCATGTGCACGGTGGGCGATCGCCTCTACGTAATCGGCGGGAACCACTTCCGGGGCACGAGCGACTACGACGACGTGCTCAGCTGCGAGTACTACTCCCCCGCACTGGACTTATGGACTCCAATCGCCGCCATGTTGCGAGGCCAGAGCGACGTGGGCGTGGCCGTGTTTGAGAATAAGATCTACGTGGTGGGCGGATACTCGTGGAACAATCGCTGCATGGTGGAAATAGTTCAGAAGTACGACCCCGAGAAAGACGAGTGGCACAAAGTGTTTGACTTACCCGAGTCGCTCGGCGGGATTCGAGCCTGCACGCTCACAGTGTTCCCGCCTGACGAGATGTCAGGCTCGCCATCCAGAGAGTCGCCACTTTCAGCCCCTTGA
- the klhl13 gene encoding kelch-like protein 13 isoform X5 translates to MPLKWKSGSPVSWKFPVPVLKTSRSSPLSPAYIHQHSFVVWTNHSLLAACPPYHLTGSLVEDDDTHMKVALGYGDMGVCAHLQASKTGNTRFFTSNTHSSVVLQGFDQLRIEGLLCDVTLVAGDGDEAFPVHRAMMASSSDYFKAMFTGGMKEQDLMCIKLHGVNRIGLKKIIDFIYTAKLSLNMENLQDTLEAASFLQILPVLDFCKVFLISGVSLDNCVEVGRIANTYNLTEVDKYVNNFILKNFPSLLGTGEFVKLPFERLAFVLSSNSLKHCTELDLFKAACRWLRYEDSRMDYASKLMKNIRFPLMNPQELINHVQTVDFMRTDNTCVNLLLEASNYQMMPYMQPVMQSERTAIRSDSAHLVTLGGVLRQQLVVSKELRLFDEKAHEWKALAPMDAPRYQHGIAVIGNFLYVVGGQSNYDTKGKTAVDTVFRYDPRYNKWMQVACLNEKRTFFHLSALKGHLYAVGGRNAAGELATVESYNPRTNEWTYVAKMNEPHYGHAGTVYGGYMYISGGITHDTFQKELMCFDPDADKWTQKAPMTTVRGLHCMCTVGDRLYVIGGNHFRGTSDYDDVLSCEYYSPALDLWTPIAAMLRGQSDVGVAVFENKIYVVGGYSWNNRCMVEIVQKYDPEKDEWHKVFDLPESLGGIRACTLTVFPPDEMSGSPSRESPLSAP, encoded by the exons ATCCCTCGTGGAGGACGACGACACTCACATGAAAGTGGCTCTGGGCTACGGTGATATGGGCGTCTGTGCTCACCTTCAGGCATCAAAGACTGGAAACACACGTTTTttcacaagcaacacacacagctCAGTGGTTCTTCAG GGATTCGACCAGCTTCGAATAGAGGGACTGCTATGCGATGTCACTCTTGTCGCTGGCGATGGCGACGAAGCCTTCCCCGTTCATCGAGCAATGATGGCCTCTTCCTCAGACTATTTCAAAGCCATGTTCACAG GTGGAATGAAAGAACAGGATTTAATGTGCATCAAGCTCCACGGAGTCAACCGAATAGGCCTGAAGAAGATCATCGACTTCATCTACACAGCCAAACTGTCCCTCAACATGGAGAATCTGCAAGACACGCTAGAGGCGGCCAGCTTCTTACAAATCCTTCCGGTGTTGGATTTCTGCAAGGTCTTTCTTATATCTGGG GTTTCCCTTGACAACTGTGTGGAGGTGGGCCGCATCGCTAACACGTATAACCTCACAGAGGTGGACAAATATGTCAACAATTTCATCCTGAAAAACTTCCCCTCACTTTTGGGAACCGGCGAGTTTGTCAAGCTGCCTTTTGAGCGCTTGGCGTTTGTGCTGTCCAGCAACAGCTTGAAACACTGCACTGAATTGGACCTCTTCAAGGCGGCTTGCCGCTGGCTGCGCTACGAAGATAGTCGCATGGACTACGCCTCCAAGCTCATGAAGAACATCCGCTTCCCCCTCATGAACCCGCAGGAGCTCATCAATCACGTGCAGACGGTGGACTTCATGCGCACAGACAACACGTGCGTCAACCTTCTCCTAGAAGCTAGCAACTACCAAATGATGCCCTATATGCAGCCCGTCATGCAGTCGGAACGGACAGCCATCCGCTCGGACAGCGCCCACTTGGTCACGCTGGGCGGCGTCCTGCGGCAGCAGCTCGTGGTGAGCAAGGAACTGCGTCTCTTTGACGAGAAGGCGCACGAATGGAAAGCGCTGGCCCCCATGGACGCGCCTCGCTACCAACACGGCATCGCCGTCATTGGCAACTTCCTCTACGTGGTGGGCGGCCAAAGCAACTATGACACCAAAGGCAAGACGGCGGTGGACACCGTGTTCCGCTACGACCCTCGCTACAACAAGTGGATGCAGGTGGCATGCCTTAATGAGAAGCGtaccttcttccacctcagtgcACTCAAGGGACACCTCTACGCTGTCGGTGGAAGGAACGCGGCTGGGGAGCTCG CTACTGTGGAGTCCTACAACCCAAGGACAAATGAATGGACGTATGTTGCCAAAATGAATGAGCCGCACTATGGACATGCCGGGACGGTGTACGGCGGCTATATGTATATTTCAG GCGGCATCACGCACGACACCTTTCAGAAGGAGCTGATGTGCTTTGACCCAGATGCAGACAAATGGACTCAGAAGGCACCCATGACCACCGTGCGCGGGCTCCACTGCATGTGCACGGTGGGCGATCGCCTCTACGTAATCGGCGGGAACCACTTCCGGGGCACGAGCGACTACGACGACGTGCTCAGCTGCGAGTACTACTCCCCCGCACTGGACTTATGGACTCCAATCGCCGCCATGTTGCGAGGCCAGAGCGACGTGGGCGTGGCCGTGTTTGAGAATAAGATCTACGTGGTGGGCGGATACTCGTGGAACAATCGCTGCATGGTGGAAATAGTTCAGAAGTACGACCCCGAGAAAGACGAGTGGCACAAAGTGTTTGACTTACCCGAGTCGCTCGGCGGGATTCGAGCCTGCACGCTCACAGTGTTCCCGCCTGACGAGATGTCAGGCTCGCCATCCAGAGAGTCGCCACTTTCAGCCCCTTGA
- the klhl13 gene encoding kelch-like protein 13 isoform X4 gives MKVALGYGDMGVCAHLQASKTGNTRFFTSNTHSSVVLQGFDQLRIEGLLCDVTLVAGDGDEAFPVHRAMMASSSDYFKAMFTGGMKEQDLMCIKLHGVNRIGLKKIIDFIYTAKLSLNMENLQDTLEAASFLQILPVLDFCKVFLISGVSLDNCVEVGRIANTYNLTEVDKYVNNFILKNFPSLLGTGEFVKLPFERLAFVLSSNSLKHCTELDLFKAACRWLRYEDSRMDYASKLMKNIRFPLMNPQELINHVQTVDFMRTDNTCVNLLLEASNYQMMPYMQPVMQSERTAIRSDSAHLVTLGGVLRQQLVVSKELRLFDEKAHEWKALAPMDAPRYQHGIAVIGNFLYVVGGQSNYDTKGKTAVDTVFRYDPRYNKWMQVACLNEKRTFFHLSALKGHLYAVGGRNAAGELATVESYNPRTNEWTYVAKMNEPHYGHAGTVYGGYMYISGGITHDTFQKELMCFDPDADKWTQKAPMTTVRGLHCMCTVGDRLYVIGGNHFRGTSDYDDVLSCEYYSPALDLWTPIAAMLRGQSDVGVAVFENKIYVVGGYSWNNRCMVEIVQKYDPEKDEWHKVFDLPESLGGIRACTLTVFPPDEMSGSPSRESPLSAP, from the exons ATGAAAGTGGCTCTGGGCTACGGTGATATGGGCGTCTGTGCTCACCTTCAGGCATCAAAGACTGGAAACACACGTTTTttcacaagcaacacacacagctCAGTGGTTCTTCAG GGATTCGACCAGCTTCGAATAGAGGGACTGCTATGCGATGTCACTCTTGTCGCTGGCGATGGCGACGAAGCCTTCCCCGTTCATCGAGCAATGATGGCCTCTTCCTCAGACTATTTCAAAGCCATGTTCACAG GTGGAATGAAAGAACAGGATTTAATGTGCATCAAGCTCCACGGAGTCAACCGAATAGGCCTGAAGAAGATCATCGACTTCATCTACACAGCCAAACTGTCCCTCAACATGGAGAATCTGCAAGACACGCTAGAGGCGGCCAGCTTCTTACAAATCCTTCCGGTGTTGGATTTCTGCAAGGTCTTTCTTATATCTGGG GTTTCCCTTGACAACTGTGTGGAGGTGGGCCGCATCGCTAACACGTATAACCTCACAGAGGTGGACAAATATGTCAACAATTTCATCCTGAAAAACTTCCCCTCACTTTTGGGAACCGGCGAGTTTGTCAAGCTGCCTTTTGAGCGCTTGGCGTTTGTGCTGTCCAGCAACAGCTTGAAACACTGCACTGAATTGGACCTCTTCAAGGCGGCTTGCCGCTGGCTGCGCTACGAAGATAGTCGCATGGACTACGCCTCCAAGCTCATGAAGAACATCCGCTTCCCCCTCATGAACCCGCAGGAGCTCATCAATCACGTGCAGACGGTGGACTTCATGCGCACAGACAACACGTGCGTCAACCTTCTCCTAGAAGCTAGCAACTACCAAATGATGCCCTATATGCAGCCCGTCATGCAGTCGGAACGGACAGCCATCCGCTCGGACAGCGCCCACTTGGTCACGCTGGGCGGCGTCCTGCGGCAGCAGCTCGTGGTGAGCAAGGAACTGCGTCTCTTTGACGAGAAGGCGCACGAATGGAAAGCGCTGGCCCCCATGGACGCGCCTCGCTACCAACACGGCATCGCCGTCATTGGCAACTTCCTCTACGTGGTGGGCGGCCAAAGCAACTATGACACCAAAGGCAAGACGGCGGTGGACACCGTGTTCCGCTACGACCCTCGCTACAACAAGTGGATGCAGGTGGCATGCCTTAATGAGAAGCGtaccttcttccacctcagtgcACTCAAGGGACACCTCTACGCTGTCGGTGGAAGGAACGCGGCTGGGGAGCTCG CTACTGTGGAGTCCTACAACCCAAGGACAAATGAATGGACGTATGTTGCCAAAATGAATGAGCCGCACTATGGACATGCCGGGACGGTGTACGGCGGCTATATGTATATTTCAG GCGGCATCACGCACGACACCTTTCAGAAGGAGCTGATGTGCTTTGACCCAGATGCAGACAAATGGACTCAGAAGGCACCCATGACCACCGTGCGCGGGCTCCACTGCATGTGCACGGTGGGCGATCGCCTCTACGTAATCGGCGGGAACCACTTCCGGGGCACGAGCGACTACGACGACGTGCTCAGCTGCGAGTACTACTCCCCCGCACTGGACTTATGGACTCCAATCGCCGCCATGTTGCGAGGCCAGAGCGACGTGGGCGTGGCCGTGTTTGAGAATAAGATCTACGTGGTGGGCGGATACTCGTGGAACAATCGCTGCATGGTGGAAATAGTTCAGAAGTACGACCCCGAGAAAGACGAGTGGCACAAAGTGTTTGACTTACCCGAGTCGCTCGGCGGGATTCGAGCCTGCACGCTCACAGTGTTCCCGCCTGACGAGATGTCAGGCTCGCCATCCAGAGAGTCGCCACTTTCAGCCCCTTGA
- the LOC133167850 gene encoding leucine-rich repeat neuronal protein 4 has product MAASRHVPLMVICLLLFSGSTPQPTTKQKPEVNRTRPLGPSEALEIPPDEYYDIEQDFTTVAAAVVSTDRGTSKKCDYNPCKEDQPDCITLKIIHHCSCPGSTSHLEAPQPPLLRTAKWNRSSVVLSWCAPSSFVKAYRVTVGGIERQMFGKDRRSGGVGLIENISEVCVVALNDAGESEASCMMYQPKDRSLFLTAGLIGGALALLLLLLLALLLWRRRQQRKHQNSITVRGTAET; this is encoded by the coding sequence ATGGCTGCTAGCAGACATGTTCCCTTGATGGTCATCTGCCTGCTTCTCTTCAGTGGCTCCACTCCCCAGCCTaccacaaaacaaaagccgGAGGTCAATCGGACGCGACCCCTCGGACCCTCCGAAGCCCTTGAGATCCCACCGGATGAATATTATGACATTGAGCAGGACTTTACTACCGTTGCAGCTGCGGTTGTGTCCACAGACAGAGGAACTTCGAAGAAATGTGACTACAACCCCTGCAAGGAGGACCAGCCCGATTGTATTACGCTCAAAATCATCCATCACTGCTCGTGTCCGGGGTCAACCTCTCACCTTGAGGCACCACAGCCTCCTTTGCTGAGAACGGCTAAGTGGAACCGGTCAAGCGTGGTCCTCAGCTGGTGTGCTCCTTCATCCTTTGTGAAAGCCTACAGGGTGACGGTTGGCGGGATCGAGAGGCAGATGTTCGGAAAGGACAGACGCAGCGGAGGCGTGGGTCTGATTGAGAACATCTCAGAGGTTTGCGTGGTGGCGCTGAATGACGCCGGAGAGAGCGAGGCCTCGTGTATGATGTACCAGCCCAAGGACCGGAGCTTGTTTCTGACAGCGGGGCTCATAGGAGGTGCTTTGGCTCTCTTGCTGCTCCTCTTGCTGGCTCTCCTGCTCTGGAGGCGTCGGCAGCAAAGGAAGCATCAAAACAGCATCACCGTCAGAGGCACTGCTGAAACTTAA